The following proteins come from a genomic window of Candidatus Zixiibacteriota bacterium:
- a CDS encoding type III pantothenate kinase: protein MLLALDIGNSNTVAGVFDGNRLLDHFRLTSNLKMTVDECGFFVLGLLDKLKIVPDQIDRVIIASVVPRLTPVYRKMAGKYLNCEAIMVSADLKLPIKIGYDNPAAVGADRIANAVAGFAKFGGPIIIVDYGTTTNFDVVTADGVYLGGAIAPGPETSAEELARRAARLFEVTIEPPRTVIGRNTADSIKSGLFYGTIGQVDRLVELIIKELGGKARVIATGGLAAEFSGYSKYIESTHPELTLEGLKIIADSPT from the coding sequence ATGTTACTGGCTCTTGATATCGGTAATTCCAACACCGTCGCAGGTGTCTTCGATGGAAATCGATTACTCGATCATTTTCGGTTGACCTCGAATTTGAAAATGACCGTTGATGAATGCGGTTTTTTCGTCCTGGGACTTCTGGATAAGTTGAAAATCGTTCCGGATCAAATCGATCGGGTGATTATTGCCTCGGTGGTGCCCCGTCTGACCCCGGTTTATCGAAAAATGGCCGGAAAATACCTGAACTGTGAAGCCATTATGGTTTCGGCAGATTTGAAACTACCCATAAAAATCGGTTATGATAATCCGGCCGCGGTCGGGGCCGACCGGATTGCCAATGCCGTGGCTGGTTTTGCCAAATTTGGAGGGCCTATTATAATTGTCGATTATGGAACCACCACGAATTTCGATGTGGTAACCGCCGACGGGGTTTATCTGGGTGGGGCAATCGCTCCCGGACCGGAAACTTCGGCCGAGGAACTGGCCCGGCGGGCCGCCCGGCTGTTTGAGGTGACGATTGAACCTCCGCGAACTGTTATTGGCAGGAATACCGCCGATTCGATCAAATCGGGTCTTTTTTATGGAACCATCGGGCAGGTAGATCGACTGGTGGAACTGATTATCAAAGAGCTGGGCGGAAAAGCTCGGGTTATTGCCACGGGTGGACTGGCGGCGGAATTCTCCGGATATTCGAAATATATCGAATCGACCCACCCGGAATTGACCCTGGAAGGTCTTAAAATTATCGCCGATTCGCCGACATAG
- a CDS encoding enoyl-CoA hydratase/isomerase family protein codes for MDYRNIIVTREDNIAVITINREKALNALNDETIAELQDFFRHSWTDDSLAAVIITGAGKAFIAGADISELARCDVSAGVKKSMLGLYLMQSIENFPHPVIAAINGFALGGGCELAMACDIRLASEKAKFGQPEVNLGLIPGYGGTQRLARLVGRGKAKQLIFTGEMIGAEEAYRIGLVDEIYPPDELMDKARVMAKLIASKAPVAITTAKECINRGLDINLGAGCDFEKTSFGTTFGTSDAKEGMAAFLEKRKAEFKGK; via the coding sequence ATGGATTACAGGAATATTATTGTTACCAGAGAAGACAATATTGCCGTGATAACCATCAACCGTGAAAAAGCTCTCAATGCCCTCAATGACGAGACCATTGCCGAATTGCAGGATTTCTTCCGTCATTCCTGGACAGATGATTCCCTGGCGGCAGTTATTATCACCGGGGCGGGCAAAGCCTTTATCGCCGGGGCGGATATTTCCGAACTGGCCCGATGCGATGTCAGTGCCGGGGTGAAAAAATCGATGCTGGGTCTGTATCTTATGCAGAGTATCGAAAATTTCCCGCATCCGGTTATCGCGGCGATCAACGGTTTTGCTCTCGGGGGCGGTTGTGAACTGGCCATGGCCTGCGATATTCGCTTGGCCTCGGAAAAAGCAAAATTCGGCCAGCCCGAGGTGAATCTCGGTCTTATCCCGGGATATGGCGGGACCCAGCGGCTGGCCCGACTGGTCGGACGCGGCAAAGCCAAGCAGTTGATTTTCACCGGCGAGATGATCGGCGCCGAAGAAGCCTATCGGATCGGACTGGTTGATGAAATCTATCCTCCCGATGAATTGATGGATAAAGCCAGGGTCATGGCTAAACTGATTGCTTCCAAAGCCCCGGTGGCGATCACGACCGCCAAGGAATGTATCAACCGCGGACTGGATATCAACCTCGGGGCCGGATGTGATTTCGAAAAAACCAGTTTCGGGACTACTTTCGGAACCTCGGATGCCAAAGAGGGGATGGCGGCCTTTCTTGAAAAACGGAAGGCGGAATTCAAGGGAAAATGA
- a CDS encoding DNA polymerase III subunit alpha, with product MKFAGFVHLHTHSQYSLLDGACKLDPLIELAREYKMPALAVTDHGNLFGAAEFYKKATKSGIKPIIGIETYVAGGSRFDKKPSSKYPDGGFHLVLLARNQTGYKNLIKLSSAGFLEGFYHRPRIDKELLRQHAEGLIALSACLKGEVNWHLLRGDAEKAIAAARELQDIFGSENFYLEIQNHGLEKEELLLPMINTIHRETGIPLVATNDCHYLYREDWEAHDALICIQTGKLVSDEDRMRYNTDQIYFKSAEEMYEVFADYPEALENTIKIAERCNLEMEMGKLHLPAFPIPEAFANPDDYLRHLAEDGLQERYPKITEELRKRLDYELDIIRQMGYAGYFLIVKDFIDYARSVDVPVGPGRGSAAGSLVSYCLKITNIDPIKYSLLFERFLNPERISMPDIDIDFADRGRERIIDYVVRKYHKENVCQIITFGTMAARGVVRDVGRVLGMPYSEVDRIAKMIPFAVKMTLDQALKDNPDLKELYERDVRVKKLVDLSRTLEGLARHASTHAAGVVIAPSNLTDYIPLFKGAKDEITTQFDMKMTEEIGLLKMDFLGLRTLTVIKDCLTMIEQNHERKIDIDAIDLTDKKVYKLFSRGDTIGIFQFESSGMRDYLRRLHPDNLTDLIAMNALYRPGPLDSGMIDIYIKCKNGEKQVAYEHPKLEKILKDTYGVIVFQEQVLQIANSLAGYSLGKADILRKAMGKKVAELMAEQKKEFLAGCERQKVDSKIAQSVFDQIETFARYGFNKAHSTGYAYIAYQCGYLKVHYPLEFMAANMTSEMDSSDRIYTLMEECRRMNITVLPPDVNESDKGFSVRDKKIRFGLLAVKNVGEGAVEAIIEARQKGGRFTGFAEFISRVNLKNLNRRVVESLVAAGALDSIPGNRAQKTEIVEQMLEFGQKVHASAHTADLFASSGTRIERKEPELPEQPEWSLSKRLSREKEILGFYVSGHPLDRFRSELTAFGSADTARIGEVKDGREVLMGGIISSVKLMNDKRGNRMAFVTLEDFKGTIEMIIFSDCYEKGKEYIIEDGIVMVTGRVSTREGQDPKVIVNDLFPLDSLSERFDCQLVIRLEENTPERKLIAIQNALDKEHGKTPVILAARRNGDEYLIRSRRFSVSPTDKLMLKLKELVGESAVFLQPPKK from the coding sequence ATGAAGTTTGCCGGTTTTGTACATTTACATACCCATAGCCAGTATTCCTTGCTTGACGGCGCCTGCAAGCTCGATCCTCTGATCGAACTGGCCCGGGAATATAAAATGCCCGCCCTGGCTGTGACCGATCATGGTAACCTGTTTGGGGCCGCGGAGTTCTATAAAAAAGCTACCAAGTCCGGAATTAAACCGATAATCGGTATTGAAACTTATGTGGCGGGTGGCTCGCGGTTTGATAAAAAACCTTCCAGTAAGTATCCCGACGGTGGATTCCACCTGGTGCTTCTGGCCCGCAACCAGACCGGGTATAAGAATCTGATCAAGCTATCATCGGCCGGTTTTCTTGAGGGGTTTTATCACCGGCCCCGGATTGACAAAGAGCTTCTCCGACAGCATGCCGAGGGATTGATTGCCCTGTCGGCCTGTTTGAAAGGCGAGGTCAACTGGCATCTGCTTCGCGGCGATGCCGAGAAAGCTATCGCCGCCGCGAGGGAACTTCAGGATATTTTCGGTAGTGAGAATTTCTATCTTGAGATTCAAAACCACGGACTGGAAAAAGAAGAACTCCTGCTTCCCATGATAAATACCATCCACCGCGAAACCGGTATTCCTCTGGTGGCGACCAATGATTGCCATTATCTTTACAGGGAGGACTGGGAGGCTCATGATGCCCTGATCTGTATCCAGACCGGCAAGCTGGTATCCGATGAGGACCGGATGCGTTACAATACCGATCAGATATATTTCAAATCGGCGGAGGAAATGTATGAGGTGTTCGCCGATTATCCCGAGGCCTTAGAAAATACCATCAAAATAGCTGAGCGTTGTAATCTCGAGATGGAAATGGGTAAACTGCATTTACCGGCTTTCCCGATCCCGGAAGCGTTTGCCAATCCCGATGATTATCTTCGTCATCTGGCCGAGGATGGATTGCAGGAGCGTTATCCGAAAATTACCGAAGAACTTCGCAAACGTCTTGATTATGAACTGGATATAATCAGGCAGATGGGTTATGCCGGGTATTTTTTAATTGTTAAGGATTTTATCGATTATGCCCGCTCGGTCGATGTCCCGGTTGGCCCGGGACGGGGATCGGCGGCCGGTTCGCTGGTTTCATACTGCCTTAAAATCACCAATATCGATCCGATCAAGTATTCTCTGTTGTTCGAGCGATTCCTGAATCCGGAACGAATTTCTATGCCGGATATCGATATTGATTTCGCCGACCGCGGCCGGGAAAGAATAATCGATTATGTCGTTCGCAAATATCACAAGGAAAATGTCTGCCAGATAATTACTTTCGGCACCATGGCGGCGCGCGGGGTGGTGCGGGATGTCGGTCGGGTGCTGGGCATGCCGTATTCCGAAGTCGATCGTATCGCCAAGATGATTCCGTTCGCAGTCAAGATGACTCTGGATCAGGCTCTGAAAGACAATCCCGATTTGAAAGAGCTCTATGAGCGTGACGTCCGGGTAAAAAAACTGGTGGATTTATCGCGGACGCTGGAAGGTTTGGCCCGCCATGCCTCGACCCATGCCGCCGGTGTGGTTATCGCCCCGTCAAACCTGACCGATTATATCCCTTTGTTCAAGGGGGCCAAGGACGAAATAACGACTCAGTTCGATATGAAGATGACCGAGGAAATCGGTCTTTTGAAGATGGATTTTCTGGGGCTGAGAACCCTGACCGTGATTAAAGACTGCTTGACCATGATCGAGCAGAATCATGAAAGGAAAATCGATATCGACGCCATCGACCTGACCGATAAGAAGGTTTACAAGCTTTTCTCGCGGGGTGATACGATTGGTATTTTCCAATTTGAGTCGAGCGGTATGAGGGATTATCTACGGCGATTGCATCCCGACAACCTGACCGACCTGATTGCCATGAATGCACTTTACCGGCCGGGTCCACTCGATTCGGGCATGATCGACATTTATATCAAGTGCAAGAATGGCGAAAAACAGGTTGCCTACGAGCATCCCAAACTGGAGAAAATTCTGAAAGACACCTATGGTGTAATTGTCTTCCAGGAGCAGGTGCTTCAGATCGCCAATTCCCTGGCGGGATATTCTCTGGGCAAGGCCGATATTTTACGCAAGGCAATGGGCAAGAAGGTGGCCGAGCTTATGGCCGAGCAGAAAAAGGAATTTCTGGCCGGGTGCGAGAGACAGAAGGTCGATTCTAAAATAGCCCAGTCGGTTTTTGACCAGATTGAAACCTTTGCCCGTTACGGGTTCAACAAGGCCCATTCGACCGGTTACGCCTATATCGCTTATCAATGTGGTTATCTGAAGGTGCATTACCCGCTGGAATTTATGGCGGCCAATATGACCTCGGAAATGGATTCGAGTGATCGCATTTATACCCTGATGGAAGAATGCCGACGGATGAATATAACCGTTCTGCCGCCCGATGTGAATGAGTCGGATAAAGGTTTCAGCGTCAGGGATAAAAAGATTCGCTTCGGCCTGCTGGCCGTCAAGAATGTCGGGGAGGGAGCGGTCGAAGCTATTATCGAGGCCCGGCAAAAGGGCGGCCGATTCACCGGTTTCGCCGAATTTATCAGCCGGGTGAACCTGAAAAATCTCAATCGTCGGGTGGTGGAATCACTGGTCGCTGCCGGAGCGCTGGATTCCATCCCGGGCAACCGCGCCCAGAAAACGGAGATTGTCGAACAGATGCTGGAATTCGGCCAGAAAGTTCATGCTTCGGCGCACACCGCCGATCTTTTCGCCTCATCCGGAACCCGGATCGAACGCAAAGAGCCGGAACTGCCCGAGCAACCGGAATGGTCCTTGTCCAAACGTCTGTCGCGGGAGAAAGAAATCCTCGGATTCTATGTGTCGGGACATCCGCTTGACCGCTTTCGCTCGGAACTGACGGCTTTCGGGTCGGCCGATACGGCCAGAATCGGCGAGGTTAAGGATGGCCGCGAGGTTCTGATGGGCGGGATTATTTCCTCGGTCAAACTGATGAATGACAAACGCGGCAACCGGATGGCTTTTGTCACACTCGAGGATTTCAAGGGCACTATCGAGATGATTATCTTCTCCGACTGCTATGAAAAGGGTAAGGAATATATAATCGAGGACGGGATTGTGATGGTCACGGGACGGGTCTCGACTCGCGAGGGACAGGACCCCAAAGTCATTGTCAATGATCTTTTCCCGCTGGATTCGCTCTCGGAGCGTTTTGACTGCCAACTGGTTATCAGGTTGGAAGAAAACACGCCGGAGCGCAAGTTGATTGCCATCCAGAATGCTCTTGATAAAGAGCACGGTAAAACACCGGTCATTCTGGCGGCTCGCCGCAACGGTGATGAATATCTGATCCGATCCCGGAGATTTTCGGTTTCCCCGACCGATAAGTTGATGCTTAAACTCAAAGAACTGGTGGGGGAATCGGCCGTGTTCCTCCAGCCCCCGAAAAAATAA
- the groES gene encoding co-chaperone GroES: MMNIKPLADRVLVKAIEPAEVKKGGIIIPDTAKEKPQEGKVVEVGPGRVEDGKNIPVAVKKGDHVLYGKYSGTEVTVDGEEYLFIRESDILAVVS; the protein is encoded by the coding sequence ATAATGAATATTAAGCCTCTGGCTGACCGAGTTCTGGTCAAAGCAATTGAGCCGGCTGAGGTCAAAAAAGGCGGTATCATCATTCCGGATACGGCCAAGGAAAAACCCCAGGAGGGAAAAGTGGTGGAAGTCGGCCCGGGAAGAGTCGAAGACGGAAAGAATATTCCGGTAGCGGTTAAAAAAGGCGACCATGTCCTGTATGGCAAGTATTCCGGCACCGAGGTCACGGTTGATGGCGAGGAGTACCTCTTCATCCGCGAGTCCGATATTCTGGCGGTGGTGAGTTAA
- the groL gene encoding chaperonin GroEL (60 kDa chaperone family; promotes refolding of misfolded polypeptides especially under stressful conditions; forms two stacked rings of heptamers to form a barrel-shaped 14mer; ends can be capped by GroES; misfolded proteins enter the barrel where they are refolded when GroES binds) translates to MAKIIEYDAIARDKLKKGVDKLADAVRVTLGPKGRNVILDKKFGSPTVTKDGVSVAKEIELEDHFENMGAQMVKEVASKTSDVAGDGTTTATVLAQAIFREGVKAVTAGVNPMAIKRGIDAAVIRLVDEIKSLSKPVTGKTEISQVGRISANNDASIGDKIAEAMEKVGKDGVITVEESKTAETTLEVVEGMQFDRGYVSPYFVTDPDSMEAILEDPLILIHDKKVSTMKDLLPILEKVAQMGKPLLIVAEDVDGEALATLVVNKLRGTIKVAAVKAPGFGDRRKAMLEDIAILTGGKVISEEVGFKLENTVVSDLGSAKKVAIDKDNTTIVEGGGNTTEIKARISQIRKQIDDTTSDYDREKLQERLAKLAGGVAVINVGAATETEMKEKKARVEDALNATRAAVEEGIVPGGGVAFLRVMTVLDELKLSQDEMIGVNIVRRALEEPIRQIANNAGVEGSIVVDKVKKEKGAFGYNAETDTYEDLIKAGVIDPTKVSRTALENAASISGLLLTTQAIISDKPEDEKAPAMPGGGMPGGMGGMY, encoded by the coding sequence ATGGCAAAAATTATAGAATATGATGCAATCGCGCGAGACAAGCTTAAAAAGGGTGTCGATAAACTGGCCGATGCGGTCAGGGTTACTCTTGGTCCCAAAGGCCGAAATGTGATTCTTGACAAGAAATTCGGATCACCGACCGTGACCAAAGACGGTGTCTCGGTAGCCAAAGAAATCGAGCTGGAAGACCATTTCGAAAACATGGGTGCCCAGATGGTCAAGGAAGTCGCTTCCAAGACTTCGGATGTGGCCGGTGACGGTACCACCACCGCGACGGTTCTGGCCCAGGCGATTTTTCGTGAGGGTGTCAAGGCCGTGACGGCCGGGGTTAATCCGATGGCTATCAAGCGGGGTATCGATGCGGCCGTGATTCGGTTGGTCGATGAAATCAAGAGCCTATCCAAACCGGTGACCGGCAAGACCGAAATCAGTCAGGTCGGCCGGATTTCCGCCAATAATGATGCCAGTATCGGCGACAAGATTGCCGAAGCAATGGAGAAGGTCGGCAAGGATGGGGTTATCACGGTGGAGGAATCCAAAACCGCCGAGACGACTCTTGAAGTGGTCGAAGGAATGCAGTTTGACCGGGGCTATGTCTCCCCGTATTTCGTGACCGATCCCGACAGCATGGAAGCCATTCTGGAAGATCCGCTGATTCTGATTCATGACAAGAAGGTATCGACCATGAAAGACCTTCTTCCGATCCTGGAAAAAGTCGCCCAGATGGGCAAACCGCTGTTGATCGTCGCCGAGGATGTCGACGGCGAGGCGCTGGCGACGCTGGTTGTCAACAAACTGCGCGGAACGATTAAAGTGGCCGCGGTTAAGGCGCCGGGATTCGGCGACCGCCGTAAGGCCATGCTCGAGGATATCGCCATTCTGACCGGTGGCAAGGTTATTTCCGAGGAAGTCGGTTTCAAGCTGGAAAACACGGTCGTTTCCGATCTGGGATCAGCCAAGAAAGTGGCCATCGACAAGGATAATACGACTATCGTTGAAGGCGGTGGTAATACTACCGAGATCAAGGCCCGTATTTCGCAGATCAGAAAGCAGATTGATGATACTACTTCCGATTATGACCGTGAGAAACTTCAAGAACGTCTGGCCAAACTGGCCGGTGGCGTGGCGGTTATTAATGTCGGCGCGGCCACCGAAACCGAAATGAAGGAAAAGAAAGCGCGGGTTGAGGATGCTCTTAATGCCACCCGGGCCGCAGTCGAGGAAGGTATTGTCCCGGGCGGCGGTGTGGCCTTCCTGCGGGTTATGACCGTACTCGATGAGCTTAAGCTGAGCCAGGATGAAATGATCGGGGTCAATATCGTTCGTCGGGCTCTCGAGGAGCCGATTCGGCAAATAGCCAATAATGCCGGGGTTGAGGGTTCGATCGTGGTTGACAAGGTCAAGAAGGAAAAGGGCGCTTTCGGTTATAATGCCGAAACCGACACCTATGAAGACTTGATCAAGGCCGGTGTTATCGACCCGACCAAAGTCAGCCGCACAGCCCTGGAGAACGCCGCTTCCATCAGCGGTCTGCTTCTGACCACCCAGGCCATCATTTCCGACAAACCGGAGGATGAAAAAGCTCCGGCGATGCCGGGCGGCGGAATGCCGGGCGGTATGGGCGGTATGTACTAA
- a CDS encoding NAD(P)-dependent oxidoreductase: MKVGFIGLGTLGKTIARRMQSEGVELVVWNRTREKCEEMRVPIAESPADLISKTDLIFLNLTDSTAVCSIINGETGLAAGASPGKIVVDTTTNHFGWVGSFYDTLDAVGANYLEAPVLGSVVPASKGLLTVLISGDETSYNKARSLIETFGKNLFYLKERALASKMKIINNLTLGTFMAVLAEAVSLGESAGMEKDMILDILSRGGGDSMVLNAKRDKLSREDFSNHFSSAMIYKDLHYLQDLARELHRPLLTATVVKEIFGMTFSKGWENDDFSGVYRIFSEL, from the coding sequence ATGAAAGTCGGATTTATCGGATTGGGAACCCTGGGTAAAACCATTGCCCGAAGGATGCAATCGGAAGGTGTCGAGCTGGTAGTTTGGAACCGTACCAGGGAAAAATGCGAAGAAATGAGAGTTCCAATCGCCGAATCACCGGCCGACCTGATTTCAAAAACCGATCTGATTTTTCTAAATCTGACCGACAGTACTGCCGTCTGCAGCATCATAAATGGTGAAACCGGCCTGGCCGCCGGGGCTTCCCCGGGCAAAATCGTGGTCGATACGACCACCAACCATTTCGGCTGGGTAGGATCGTTTTATGATACTCTGGACGCCGTGGGGGCAAATTATCTTGAAGCGCCGGTTCTCGGGTCGGTTGTCCCGGCCTCGAAGGGCCTCCTGACGGTTCTGATCAGCGGTGATGAAACCTCTTATAATAAAGCCCGGTCGCTGATAGAGACATTCGGGAAAAATCTTTTCTATTTAAAAGAGCGTGCCCTGGCTTCCAAGATGAAAATAATCAATAATCTCACCCTGGGGACTTTCATGGCGGTCCTGGCCGAAGCGGTTAGTCTGGGAGAATCGGCCGGAATGGAAAAAGACATGATCCTCGACATCCTTTCCAGAGGCGGCGGGGATTCGATGGTTCTCAATGCCAAACGCGATAAGTTATCCCGCGAGGATTTCAGCAACCATTTCTCCTCGGCCATGATTTACAAAGACCTGCACTATCTCCAGGATTTGGCCCGTGAACTCCACCGGCCGCTTTTGACCGCTACCGTGGTTAAAGAAATCTTCGGGATGACATTTTCGAAGGGCTGGGAGAATGATGACTTCTCCGGGGTTTACCGGATTTTCAGTGAACTATGA
- a CDS encoding GNAT family N-acetyltransferase encodes MEHLIRHLDATDYDILIRLWSDSGLTHHPHGRDSKTAMEREFKRMETCILGMFDGSRLIGSIIGTTDGRKGWLNRLAIDPDYRGRGLAGQLIAEVENYLHEQGIKVIACLIEEYNTPSMAAFTKAGYIHDPAIHYFSKRSTADD; translated from the coding sequence ATGGAGCACCTCATTCGCCATCTTGATGCCACCGACTATGATATCCTGATCCGTCTCTGGAGTGACAGCGGGCTGACCCATCACCCTCACGGGCGCGATTCAAAAACCGCCATGGAAAGGGAATTCAAACGCATGGAAACCTGCATCCTGGGGATGTTCGACGGTTCCCGGCTGATCGGTTCGATTATCGGCACTACCGACGGACGTAAAGGCTGGCTCAATCGTCTGGCTATCGATCCCGATTATCGCGGGCGGGGATTGGCCGGGCAATTGATTGCCGAGGTCGAAAATTACCTGCATGAACAGGGAATTAAAGTCATCGCCTGCCTGATCGAGGAATATAATACTCCATCGATGGCGGCCTTTACCAAAGCCGGTTATATTCATGATCCCGCGATTCACTATTTTTCCAAGAGGAGCACGGCTGATGATTGA
- a CDS encoding DUF255 domain-containing protein, translating into MKRLMMATMTLVLAFSLVSAQEKAKVEEKGEREKSEKATEIKWVRYDEGLKQARAESHHVLINFTTSWCGWCKKMNKTTFMEPEVVDIISKKFVAVKVDGDSKEILDVDGYKIAERDLARSEYRVTGYPAYWFLKPNGEKLGVLPGYQDADRFMEVLFYMSENLYDKMTFEEYMKSGGRKAHGKS; encoded by the coding sequence ATGAAAAGACTGATGATGGCGACTATGACTCTGGTGCTGGCCTTTTCCCTGGTTTCGGCCCAGGAGAAAGCCAAGGTCGAAGAGAAAGGCGAAAGGGAAAAAAGCGAAAAAGCAACGGAAATCAAATGGGTCAGATACGATGAAGGTTTAAAGCAGGCCCGGGCCGAAAGCCATCATGTTTTAATAAATTTTACCACCTCCTGGTGCGGCTGGTGCAAGAAGATGAACAAAACAACTTTTATGGAGCCGGAAGTGGTCGATATCATCAGCAAAAAATTTGTGGCTGTTAAGGTCGATGGTGATTCCAAAGAAATTCTTGATGTCGATGGCTATAAAATTGCCGAGCGGGATCTGGCCCGATCCGAGTATCGGGTAACCGGGTATCCGGCTTATTGGTTTTTAAAGCCGAACGGTGAAAAACTGGGGGTTCTGCCGGGGTATCAGGATGCCGACCGGTTTATGGAAGTACTCTTTTATATGAGCGAAAATCTCTACGATAAAATGACGTTTGAAGAATATATGAAAAGCGGCGGGCGGAAAGCCCATGGAAAAAGTTGA
- a CDS encoding DUF116 domain-containing protein, with amino-acid sequence MNEKPTITFRLGDDFYEKLDCFTRRIINDGYDQFSDEFRNIDSFYCWAVDDDSARSDRSFRITPKPFYLIEALYFQIFDQANREAFNRAKDTVLILPDCMSLLLDRCKKKKTRFGKICTRCTPKCMINQIMQIADRYHIEGYFSKRELEEQLGKIKKVKPDLGVIGISCLLTMASGMRSAKEVGIPARGVFLNFTGCEHWSDKPFSTETSLKRLQSILEEKYGAPHSPS; translated from the coding sequence ATGAATGAAAAACCGACCATAACCTTCCGGCTGGGTGATGATTTTTATGAAAAACTGGACTGTTTTACCCGCAGGATTATTAACGATGGCTATGACCAGTTTTCAGATGAATTTCGAAATATCGATTCCTTTTATTGCTGGGCTGTCGATGATGATTCGGCAAGGAGCGACCGCTCTTTCCGTATCACCCCCAAACCATTCTATTTGATAGAAGCTCTTTATTTTCAGATTTTCGATCAGGCTAACCGTGAAGCTTTCAATCGGGCCAAAGATACCGTCCTGATTTTGCCTGATTGCATGTCTCTGCTTCTGGACCGATGCAAAAAGAAAAAGACCCGTTTCGGAAAAATATGCACCCGGTGTACCCCTAAGTGCATGATCAACCAGATAATGCAGATTGCCGACCGTTATCATATTGAGGGGTATTTCTCAAAGCGGGAGCTCGAAGAGCAACTCGGAAAGATTAAAAAAGTCAAACCCGATCTGGGTGTTATCGGCATATCCTGCCTTTTGACCATGGCTTCGGGCATGCGCTCGGCCAAAGAAGTCGGCATACCGGCCCGCGGTGTCTTCCTCAACTTCACCGGTTGTGAGCACTGGTCCGACAAACCTTTTTCCACCGAAACATCATTGAAAAGACTGCAATCCATCCTGGAGGAAAAATATGGAGCACCTCATTCGCCATCTTGA
- a CDS encoding TlpA family protein disulfide reductase: MKKDFLVVLGFMFLAAIMISCSSSDTKTGSGNSTVADFTTTDIEGNSHSISEFIGRKPVIINFWGTWCPPCKREMPDLKRIYDEYKGRGLEIVGLAVNDTPEKVKAFAGQYGTDWMMLMSTKEAMLAFGLGSAIPVTIFYDKDGKEQGRYTGARGYEDFKIMVEKMI, translated from the coding sequence ATGAAAAAAGATTTTCTTGTGGTTCTTGGCTTTATGTTTCTGGCGGCCATTATGATTTCCTGTTCGTCATCCGATACCAAAACCGGGTCGGGGAATTCGACCGTCGCGGATTTCACCACGACCGATATAGAGGGAAACAGCCATAGTATCAGTGAATTTATAGGCCGCAAGCCGGTTATAATCAATTTCTGGGGAACCTGGTGTCCGCCCTGTAAAAGAGAGATGCCCGATCTTAAAAGAATTTATGACGAATACAAAGGCCGGGGTCTGGAAATTGTCGGGCTGGCGGTCAATGATACTCCCGAGAAGGTTAAGGCTTTTGCCGGGCAGTATGGTACCGATTGGATGATGCTGATGTCGACGAAGGAGGCGATGCTGGCTTTCGGTCTCGGTTCCGCAATACCGGTAACCATATTCTATGACAAAGACGGGAAGGAACAGGGACGATATACCGGGGCGCGGGGCTATGAAGACTTTAAAATTATGGTGGAAAAGATGATCTAA